DNA sequence from the Deltaproteobacteria bacterium genome:
TTATTTCGACATCCGATATCCATTTGAAGTACCAGCTTAAAAAAACGCGGGCGCAGGTTCTCAAAGAGGCCTGTACCGCTGTGGCTCATTCCTGCGTCTTTACGCCGAATGTCGAATTTTCACCCATGGACGCAACCCGTACGGACTGGGATTACCTTTGCGATATTGTCGAAGCGGTGATCGCAACGGGAGCCACCACCGTTAATATCCCTGACACGGTAGGGTATAGTGTGCCTGATGAATTCGCGAAGCTGATTACGTATTTGTTTAAAAAGGTCAAAAATATAAAAAAGTCCGTCATCTCTGTTCACTGCCATAATGATCTTGGCCTTGCTGTGGCGAATTCGCTGGCGGCCGTTAAACACGGGGCAAGGCAGGTGGAATGCACCATCAACGGGATAGGGGAAAGGGCCGGGAATGCCGCCATAGAAGAAGTGGTGATGGCCCTGGAAACCCGGAAGGACTTTTTTGGATTTCGTACCGGGATTAAAACAGAATATATCTACCAATCATCGAGACTCTTAACCCACATTACGGGTATCCCTGTTCAACCCAATAAAGCAATCGTCGGGGCTAATGCCTTTGCCCACGAATCGGGCATCCATCAGGATGGGCTGATCAAGGAAAAGATCACGTACGAGATTATGACTCCCCAGTCCGTCGGTATTTCCGGAACCCACCTGGTTCTCGGGAAACATTCAGGCCGTCACGCGGTTTCTGAGCATCTCAAGAAAATGGGATATAAAATGACTGCTGAAGAACTGAAGAAGGTTGTTGTGCGATTCAAGGAACTTGCCGATGTCAAAAAAGAGATTTTTGATGAAGATTTAGAGGTTATTGTATATGAAGAAGTGTACAAAATCGCCGAGAGGTACAAACTGGTGTATCTCAATGTAATAAGCGGCAACGTGGCGATACCGACAGCGACCATGCAGATGGAGGTTGACGGAAAGATCATCCAGGACGCCGGTTTCGGTGTCGGGCCTGTGGATGCGACCTTCGCGGCAATCAGGAAAATTACCAATACTAACTATCACTTGCTGAAGTACGTCGTTTCCGCCGTTACCGGCGGGACTGACGCCCTTGGAGAGGTCATGGTTCAACTCAAGTATAACGGGCGCTCCGTGTCGGGACGCGGCGCCGATCCGGATGTGATTGTCGCTTCGGCAAAGGCATACATCAACGCGTTAAACCGTCTTGAATTTCTTAGGAAGGACGTGAAAAAGGTTAAAGTTGTATAAAGAAGGATAATGGTGTAAGGAAATACACACAGCAAAAGGTGGAGAATCGACGACGTGGGAATGACCATCACAGAAAAGATACTGTGTCACCACACAGATCTCAAAGAAGTACATCCCGGGATGCTGATAAACGCAAAAGTGGATATCGCCCTCGGGAACGATATAACGGCTCCTATCGCTATAGCAGAATTCAGAAAGGCAGGCGGTGTCAAAGTATTTGACCGGAACAAGGTGGTGCTTGTCCCTGATCATTTTACACCCAATAAAGACATCGACTCAGCCCAGCAATGTAAATTCGTCAGAGAATTTGCACGGGAGCAGGAAATTACTCATTACTATGAAGTCGGCAAAGCGGGTATAGAACATGCCCTCCTCCCCGAACAGGGTATCGTGCTGCCCGGAGACCTGGTCATCGGCGCCGACAGCCATACCTGTACGTACGGAGCACTTGGAGCATTTGCCACCGGCGTCGGCAGTACGGATCTTGCGGCAGCAATGTTGACCGGCGAGGTCTGGTTCAGGGTTCCTGAGACATTAAAAATCGTCTTTCACGGGCAGATGCAAAAATGGGTTTCCGGAAAAGATTTGATCCTCTCTATTATTGGTTTGATAGGTGTCGACGGGGCACGGTACAAGGCAATGGAGTTCACCGGTGAAACTGTCGGGCAACTCGGCATGGCGGATAGATTGACCATCGCGAACATGGTGATCGAGGCGGGCGCGAAGAACGGTATCTTCATCCCCGATGATATAACAAAGGTTTATGTTCACGAAAGAGCGAAGCGGCCTTACACATTTTATACCTCCGACTCCGATGCCGTGTATGATTCTGTCATCGACATCGATGTCGGTAAAATAGAACTACAGGTGGCATTTCCACATCTGCCTTCGAACGTAAGAGGAATCAGCAAGGCAGGTGATGTTACAATTGATCAGGTTATTATCGGATCATGCACGAACGGCCGGATCGAAGACCTCCGGGTAGCGGCCGGCATTCTCAAAAAGAGAAAGGCAGCGCCCTATATCCGTTTGATTATTGTACCCGCCACACAGGAAATATACAGAATGGCTCTGAAAGAAGGTCTTATGGAGATATTCATCGATGCAAATGCGGTGGTCAGCCCGCCGACCTGCGGCGCCTGTCTGGGCGGTCACATGGGAGTCCTGGCAGATGGCGAGAGGGCTGTTTCCACAACGAACAGGAATTTTGTCGGGCGTATGGGACATACCGGAAGTGAGGTATACATTGCCAGCCCGGCTGTTGCCGCGGCATCGGCGGTATTGGGACGGATTGCCGGTCCGGAGGAATTGTGAGGGAACAGGGGCTAGGGATCAGGGGTCAGGGATATTTTCTCTCAGGAAGGTGAATGGTAATGATATTCAGAGGAAAAGTATGGAAATTTGGAGATAATATCGATACCGATGCAATCATACCGGCCCGCTATTTAACAACATCTGACCCCGAGTCTCTTGCCGCCCACTGTATGGAAGACGCTGACCCTGCATTTGTAAAGAAACTCAGTGTTGGCGATATCATCGTGGCAGGTGAGAATTTCGGCTGCGGCTCATCGAGAGAGCACGCACCGATTGCCATCAAAGCCGCAGGAGTATCCTGTGTCATCGCAAAGAGTTTTGCCCGGATATTTTACCGGAATGCGTTCAATATCGGTCTGCCTATTTTTGAATCAGGAGATTTATGGGATAGGGTTTCAGATGGCCAGAAAATAGAAGTGGACGGTGATAACGGAAGCATCCGGATTTCAGACAGCACTGCAGAGTCACTTCACATTCATCTCATTCCACCGTTTATGCAAGAACTCATCAAAGACGGCGGTTTGATGAAACACCTCGCAAAGAAAAGGGTATGACACCTGTCATTTTTTTCGAATCCATATTAATACCCTTACCCCACAAAGAGATATACAGACGTCTGGGATTCATTAAAGGCGTTACAGAGATATCCTCCTCTCAAAAAGAAGAGATAGAGCGCTTTATTCAGGATGCCTTATCCCTGATTCACTTAAAAGGCGCGGGGTTACGCATGCCTGTTCAGGAAATAAAAGGCGCCAGGATTATCCTTGCCGAGGATGTAACATTTGAAAGTAATCAACTGGCCGCGCTTCTTCGTAATTGCCGTGAAATAGTCCTGATGGGAGCAACCGCCGGCAACGACATCATGAAGGCCATCGAGGAAGATGCTGCCGGCAGGAATGTAACCCGCGGTATTGTGTTTGATGCGACGGCAAGTGAAACGGTTGACGCCTCTCTGGACTGGATTATGGGCTATTTCAACCGAACATTGTTAAGGGAAAACAGGCAATTGCTCAAGAAACGCTATTCCGCAGGCTACGGTGATTTATTACTGGAAACCCAAAATACGATATACCGGCTTCTCCAGCTTGACAGAATTGGTATCCGGATTACAGATAGCTGCATGCTTATCCCGGAAAAATCTGTTACAGCAGTTACCGGCATTCGTTAGCATTGTTTCGGAAATTACTCAAATCGGGCAAAAAACGGTGTCTCCCCTTTTACCCCCCGGAAATTTTTCAAGCGGGACGTATATCCTACGATTTAAACGGTCGGGCATCTTGCCCGAATGAGGTTACGCTTCACCTGCGTTGGCGGGATTTGTTATAGGGTATTTTTACTCTTTTTTACTTCTCTCTTTGTCTGAAAACTGCTTCACAAATTTATCAAAATCAATCCCAAATGATTTTGCCATTGATTCCTTTTGATCCATGGTCATAGGACCGTCTCTGTGTTCTCCGTTTAATATCCTTTCCATATAAAGCACCTGTTTAATAAATTTCAGTTCCTCACTGACGATATTGAGGTGTTCTATCAGTCTTTGAAAAGATTTATCTATTTCTTTGTTATTTTCCCCCATAGCCTCAACTATACTCAAGAGTAATTGGGTAACCGCAGACTTAAATTCGTCATAATCCAGGCTGCAGATATCATTCATTTTTTTCTGATCCATTATTACCTTGAAATCGACGACATTCTCAGTCTCGTTTACTGACTTTTTTCGCTTCATGAAATACGCCCTATAAATGTTAGTTTAAAGACAGGTAAAAAGTACTGTGCTTCAGAAGTTTAAAAGAGATGACTTAAGAGATGAGCATGTCACATCAGGTAGGTCTGGAGTGCTTTATAGCTATGAAAATCTGCATCAACAAAGGATGCTCCAACTTGGATAACTTCTTCGGAATCGATCAATCTGCGAGGCTCACACGTTAAGTGTATCGGCCTGTTCTCATTCGGCAAAGTGAAAATGATCTCAAATGTGGATTTATCCGTATCGACTGATATCTCACAGGGAACATCCCGGGGAATTGAAACGCGGACACCATTAAGGGAAATATCCGTTATTGCTCCCGTATGTAACTTTTTTTCTCCTATACCGTATTGGTTAATAAACGCCGGAACAGAAACAGCTTTTCTGGGGTACTGGCGCTTCTCTTTCTTGATACCTTTCAATACTTTTCTTTCTTTCATGTAATTAGTCAGTATAATTTCAATCGTCGATGATAAAGACCGTCTTTCTTCGTGAGCTACCTTGTCCAGGGATTCTCGTAAATTTTTGCTCAGGCGAAAACAAACAAGGCTATCTTTTCTCATAAATGATCTCCTGATGTTTTGATAATCTCTTGGCTTAATATAACTAAGTCTTTATAGCACAAAAACGTTTAAGTAACAAAATATTTTATAGGAGATTATAAATGATATGATGGGGGATTCATGTTAAACTTTTTATTTTTTAGGAAACAGTTGTCCCCAATTGCGCCCTATCCGAGAGGAATGACATCCATTCGCCCACTCTCTCCATCAAGGTAAAGAAGCTGATCAGTGTATGCGGAATTACGGCCCGAAAGGAGGCGGATTGCTTCAAACGACGCAAGGCTCGCGATAGCGGCAGGAGCCGGGCTGAGCACGCCCGTCATATCCTCTGCTGAATTCCCTTCTTCCCGGGGCCCATAAATGTCGTGCAGATTCAGGAAGGATTCCGGAAGGAATGTGCTGACTTGCCCCCACCATCCTGCCGCGGCGGTATGAATGAAGGGTACCCTCATGTGCTTTGCGGCTTCCGCCAGAAGAAGACTTCCCGGGAGGTTATCCGTTGCATCAATAACCAAACCCATCCCTCCAATCAAAGCTCCGACATTGTCCTCGTCCATGACAGTGGAAAACACCTCAACCTCTGTCAGAGGGTTAATAGCCCGCACGCGCGCTCCGGCCACCTCCGCTTTGGGGCGTGAGAGCTCCTGCGTGTCGCAAAACCAATGGCAATTGAGATTGGAGGGGACAAAAACGGCTCCATCTACCAAACGCAGAGTGCCCACTCCAGCACGAGCCAGGAGGTTGATGATAACCCCGCCAAGTCCTCCGCAGCCGCAGACAAGCACCCGGCTTTCACAGATGTGCCTTTGTTCGGCAAGAGTCAGGGCATTGAAGTTTTTTGCATAGCGCAGGGGAATGATTCTGCGTTGGAGCGCCTCGATCTGAGCATCCCGGGGAGAAATCCGGCTGCTGTGCGCCCACTCAAGAAGAGCGTCATCTTCTATTACAAGTTGCGAGTCCCCCAGGTAGTCACTCAGGTAGGCCAGATCGTCCAAACAGACCCCACCGACGGGTTCTCGTTGACCCGGTTCATTTGCTCGCTTTCCCTGTTCAGTCTCTTCCATATGTTCCTCGAAAAAACGGTCAGCTAACTATGTCAGGCTGGCTTTGTAACCAACGGGATTTCCCATGCTTTTCCTGGCGCACAACGGATTTGCTTTTGTGGGAAAGAAGTATACGAAGGATGGTCTTGTGTGTCAATGAAATTATGATCACAAAATGTGATTTGTGGTGCTGATGATCGTGAAAGGGATTTATCAAGATGTTGACCGACCAAACCGTTCAGGGAATCTATGAGGGAATGACGAAAGAGAAAGCGGGTAGAGAATAAAATATCTTAGAGTATCAGGAGAAACCTCTCTCCTCGACTTAAAAATTATTTTGTCGGGTTCAGAAAAAATAAAAAAATAGTTGACACAATGAATCAATTTTTGGTAGGTATAGCCGCTGCTATATTAAGGATAGAGTGGTCTTTCGAAGACTTGGAAGAACCTGGCACGCGAGAAGTTCTCTTTCTCGACATTAATCTGTTTTTTTTACTAACCGATTGACCTTATTGCAATACCATTGGTTGCTTTAAGAGATAACGAAAAGCTCACCGCGGAATGAGAAGCCATGTCCATCTTTCCCCGTGATTGCGATGAATGTGGCCGACCTGAGGAGAGCTTCAGGTTTTGTGAGAGCAGATGTATGCTGCAAAGTTGTCCTGAATGCACTTTTCTTTTACAGCTCTATGGCACTGGTTGCGGAAATATCCGCGTTTATTATCTATGCCGCCAATGTTATGAGGCACGTATTGTACGGGGGTTTGTTGAACCCTAGGAAGGAGGTGTGAGCTACTTTTCCAGAAAGTGTTGGCATTACTAACTTCATCTTTATTAACAAGAAAAAGGAGGATTACATGGCAGATATCGACAAAAGGATGACGCTCAAGGATGCGGTAGCAAAGTTCATCCATGATGGAGATACGGTTTACTATGGGGGATTCCAGATTCACGTCCCCATGGCCCTGACTCACGAAATCATCAGACAGAAGAAAAGGCACCTCACCACGATCGAATCATCAACGGACGTGGGCGGTCTGGATCTCATGGTGGGAGCCGGCTGTGTGACGGAAATTCACACTGCCTGGATCATGAACTGGTACGTGAAGGCCCCCTATGCCATTCGCCGGGCATTCAACAAAGGTCACCTCAAGAGGTATGACATTTCTAACTTCGGCGCCACCACCGCGATGATGGCAGGTTTCATGGGCATTCCCTTCATGCCCATCCGGGGGAATATCGGCACGGATATGATGAAACACAACTTGACGGACCTCAGAATAATAGAAGATCCTTTCACCGGCAAGAAGACAACGGTTGTGCGCGCGTGGCGGGCCGATGTGGCAATCATCCACGCCCAGAAAGCCGATCGTCTCGGCAATGTGATATCCTATGGAACACGCGGCGTCACCGACGAGTTCGGCGCCAACGGAACAACGCGGGGCGTCATCGTTACTGCCGAGGAGATTGTGGAGCCGGAGGTAACCAGAAGCGATCCGGACCGCACGATTGTTCCCTACTTCAAGACCCTGGCCGTTGTCCACTGCCCGTATGGCGCTCATCCATCGGCCTGCCGCGGCTACTACGGCCTGGATATCCGCTTCAGCCAGTATCAGGGCAAATATGAGCGGCACGAAGAACTCCTGCCTCACTTCCTCGATGAATGGGTCTATGGTTGCAAAGACCAAGAAGCGTACATCGAGAAATATAAATCGAAATTCGGCCAGAAAGGCCTGGACCTGCTGAAACCCGTTCTCGGCTTCAAACCGAAAATAGACGTCGATTACGGTTACCATGATCCGGTATGCTGGAAAGGTGTGCCCATGTACACGGATGACCGGCTGACGGCTTTTGAAGCAGCGCTCGCCGCGAAGAAAGGGGGAAAGTAATTATGGCTAATTATAAACTGACAGAACTTATGACAATCCGCTGTGCCAGAGAAATTGCAGACGGAGAGGTTGTCTTCGTGGGAGTGGGACTGCCAATTATGGTGGCCGCATATGCCTTTGCCACCCACGCCCCAAGCATGATTATGTTAACCGAGGGCGGCGCCATCCGGGCGACAGCTCCTCAGGCCCTTGCGATCACCGTGGATGACCCTGCTGCTTTCCTCGGGGCCGATTCGGCGTTCGGCATGCTGGCCACCATGGCCGCTTTGCAGCGTGGCGAGGTCGACGTTGCCTTCATCGGCGGCGCCCAGATCGACAAGTTCGGCAACATCAACTCGACGGGAGCAGGGGACTGGTCCAAAAAGGAAAGCTTTACCTACTTTGCCGGAAGCGGCGGCGCAAACGACATGGCGACTTCGGGGAAAAGGGTTCTTGCCATTATGCCCCAGGATGCCAAGAAGTTCGTCGAAAAATGTGAATACATTACCACTCCCGGCTTCCTGGGCGGCCCGGGAGAACGCGAGGCACTCGGCATGATCGGTGGGGGACCTGACTGTGTGGTCAGCACCATGGGCGTTTACAGGTTCGATGAAGACACCAAGGAGATGTACCTGACAGAGTTCTTCCCCGGCCAGTCCGTGGAGAAGATCAGGGCCAATTGCGCATGGGATCTCAAGGTGTCGCCCAACGTGGTAGAAACCACTGTGCCGACCGAGGAAGAACTTAAGGTCCTCAGAGCCCTTGACCCGACCGGTTTTTACCTCGGATAGTTTTAGAGTAAACGAAACCATACAATAACGTAAGAGAGCGGTGTTTTTTCATGCACCGCTCTCTTTTGGGGAAATTTATCTGATAAACATCTGATTGAGGTCCTCACAAAGAGGCCGTTTCAGCATCGGCAGAAATTCCCTTATCAAAAAGTTTACAACTAACTATTGTATAGTTGCGCAATATGCCCGCGAAAAGAGCGAGAAGTATATACTGAAAGGCGGCAACTTGTAATTAGCTGAGTTAATTCAGTCTTTTTGTAGCGTGATAAAATACGCGTTAATGTCCAATAGTTTACAGGTGACATCATCGAACCAACACTCGTAGCGGCAGGCTGTGAAAATGGCAGCCGGAATAAACTGCAGGAAAGATACCTGAAATACCGGCATTATTATACAGGCTTTGATATTTCCGGCTTTGGGGGGTATGGGAGAGCGGTATATGCCCCACTTCTGCCGGTGTTAGATCAGTGGTTTGAAAGGAAATCTCTCGACGATATTCCCCCTAATATCAATTTGCTGGAAGATACATTATATCTTCGTGATCATCCGGATTTCAGGGAGGAAAGAGGGGCAGTGATCAATTATCACGTAAAAGTAATGGCCCTCAGCATGAGTGGACTTATTCTGGATCATAACAGGGATGCAGTTTCGAGGCAACTACTGAAGGACATAATCGTTGATGTTTCCCAGCATACCCAATCGTACGATTTTTCCGACCGCTTGTGTTTTTCGATTACGGTCGAAATGTTTATAGATATGGTAAAGGAAAAATTTTCTCATTTCGGCAGCCAGGTGACAGATCTGTCTCTTCATGATTTTGCCAATGAGGATACCCTTAACCCAAAGCCACAGCCGGTTATCAGCATCCTGTGATATTTATCCCCATCCCAAACAATTTTTTGAAAACAGTTGATTGAAGTTCCCCGACCAAGGGGTGGGACTACCCGGCGTGGTAGTATTATTGAAAGTTCCCGGTACAAAAGAAGGAAGAGCCTACTTTGATGAGGAGAGCCACTTATTGACGACCTGTTCAACGACGTTGTACGGGCTTGACTTGTGGTTCATAATTTCTTCTACCATCTTTTCGATCTGGTCATTTTTGGAAAGACGTTCCTTAATAAAACGGAAAAGCTCGTAGTGAATCATCTGAAGTGTTTCCTGGCGAGTGCGGTCTCGACGTTTTTCGATTAATTCACCGGATTCTTCCAGATATTTCCGGTGCAACATAATGGCATCCAGGAGCTCATCTTCGCCTTTTCCCTCCACGGCTATTGTTTTAATTATCGGCGGCACCCACTTCCGGCCCTTCATATGCACGTCCTGGTCAACCCGGTACATAACCTCGGAATAGAGCTGGTCGGCTCCCGGCCGGTCAGATTTATTAACGAC
Encoded proteins:
- a CDS encoding 2-isopropylmalate synthase, whose amino-acid sequence is ISTSDIHLKYQLKKTRAQVLKEACTAVAHSCVFTPNVEFSPMDATRTDWDYLCDIVEAVIATGATTVNIPDTVGYSVPDEFAKLITYLFKKVKNIKKSVISVHCHNDLGLAVANSLAAVKHGARQVECTINGIGERAGNAAIEEVVMALETRKDFFGFRTGIKTEYIYQSSRLLTHITGIPVQPNKAIVGANAFAHESGIHQDGLIKEKITYEIMTPQSVGISGTHLVLGKHSGRHAVSEHLKKMGYKMTAEELKKVVVRFKELADVKKEIFDEDLEVIVYEEVYKIAERYKLVYLNVISGNVAIPTATMQMEVDGKIIQDAGFGVGPVDATFAAIRKITNTNYHLLKYVVSAVTGGTDALGEVMVQLKYNGRSVSGRGADPDVIVASAKAYINALNRLEFLRKDVKKVKVV
- the leuC gene encoding 3-isopropylmalate dehydratase large subunit — its product is MGMTITEKILCHHTDLKEVHPGMLINAKVDIALGNDITAPIAIAEFRKAGGVKVFDRNKVVLVPDHFTPNKDIDSAQQCKFVREFAREQEITHYYEVGKAGIEHALLPEQGIVLPGDLVIGADSHTCTYGALGAFATGVGSTDLAAAMLTGEVWFRVPETLKIVFHGQMQKWVSGKDLILSIIGLIGVDGARYKAMEFTGETVGQLGMADRLTIANMVIEAGAKNGIFIPDDITKVYVHERAKRPYTFYTSDSDAVYDSVIDIDVGKIELQVAFPHLPSNVRGISKAGDVTIDQVIIGSCTNGRIEDLRVAAGILKKRKAAPYIRLIIVPATQEIYRMALKEGLMEIFIDANAVVSPPTCGACLGGHMGVLADGERAVSTTNRNFVGRMGHTGSEVYIASPAVAAASAVLGRIAGPEEL
- a CDS encoding 3-isopropylmalate dehydratase small subunit: MVMIFRGKVWKFGDNIDTDAIIPARYLTTSDPESLAAHCMEDADPAFVKKLSVGDIIVAGENFGCGSSREHAPIAIKAAGVSCVIAKSFARIFYRNAFNIGLPIFESGDLWDRVSDGQKIEVDGDNGSIRISDSTAESLHIHLIPPFMQELIKDGGLMKHLAKKRV
- a CDS encoding PilZ domain-containing protein codes for the protein MRKDSLVCFRLSKNLRESLDKVAHEERRSLSSTIEIILTNYMKERKVLKGIKKEKRQYPRKAVSVPAFINQYGIGEKKLHTGAITDISLNGVRVSIPRDVPCEISVDTDKSTFEIIFTLPNENRPIHLTCEPRRLIDSEEVIQVGASFVDADFHSYKALQTYLM
- a CDS encoding ThiF family adenylyltransferase translates to MEETEQGKRANEPGQREPVGGVCLDDLAYLSDYLGDSQLVIEDDALLEWAHSSRISPRDAQIEALQRRIIPLRYAKNFNALTLAEQRHICESRVLVCGCGGLGGVIINLLARAGVGTLRLVDGAVFVPSNLNCHWFCDTQELSRPKAEVAGARVRAINPLTEVEVFSTVMDEDNVGALIGGMGLVIDATDNLPGSLLLAEAAKHMRVPFIHTAAAGWWGQVSTFLPESFLNLHDIYGPREEGNSAEDMTGVLSPAPAAIASLASFEAIRLLSGRNSAYTDQLLYLDGESGRMDVIPLG
- a CDS encoding CoA transferase subunit A; translated protein: MADIDKRMTLKDAVAKFIHDGDTVYYGGFQIHVPMALTHEIIRQKKRHLTTIESSTDVGGLDLMVGAGCVTEIHTAWIMNWYVKAPYAIRRAFNKGHLKRYDISNFGATTAMMAGFMGIPFMPIRGNIGTDMMKHNLTDLRIIEDPFTGKKTTVVRAWRADVAIIHAQKADRLGNVISYGTRGVTDEFGANGTTRGVIVTAEEIVEPEVTRSDPDRTIVPYFKTLAVVHCPYGAHPSACRGYYGLDIRFSQYQGKYERHEELLPHFLDEWVYGCKDQEAYIEKYKSKFGQKGLDLLKPVLGFKPKIDVDYGYHDPVCWKGVPMYTDDRLTAFEAALAAKKGGK
- a CDS encoding glutaconate CoA-transferase, which codes for MANYKLTELMTIRCAREIADGEVVFVGVGLPIMVAAYAFATHAPSMIMLTEGGAIRATAPQALAITVDDPAAFLGADSAFGMLATMAALQRGEVDVAFIGGAQIDKFGNINSTGAGDWSKKESFTYFAGSGGANDMATSGKRVLAIMPQDAKKFVEKCEYITTPGFLGGPGEREALGMIGGGPDCVVSTMGVYRFDEDTKEMYLTEFFPGQSVEKIRANCAWDLKVSPNVVETTVPTEEELKVLRALDPTGFYLG